From the genome of Sphingobacterium kitahiroshimense, one region includes:
- a CDS encoding sugar phosphate isomerase/epimerase family protein, with the protein MNRKLNNPIWVMSSAFDKLDLPELIDKTKEVGASGIDLCVFRKDGTRQDHTATHLNYEGFTAEDAKRTIEVFNQAALHLSLGAFENMIGGEEGERVKNQNHLLKLIRIAHLLGGDANNVKVGTFVGYNHDLGNQIDGFQKNLDEYKRVFAPIIKYAEDLGVTVLYENCPMEGWRSSRYSSTYNNLPAVLAARKLMYEMIPSKAHGEIYDPSHDVWQNTDPVSVINAMDIERLHRIHIKTTRNLSTQARTDWGGMYPMQHVDAELAKAANIAIPAHDWDRHHYEAMLPGFGGSDSMDWRAFVDTLQKRAFNGVFEIENEAKNSKDTGVMSAILQGFSTCVNFFAPMLWELDEKSGYSYKNERDLQIVHGKDIPVVTIDELS; encoded by the coding sequence ATGAATCGCAAATTGAATAATCCAATATGGGTGATGAGTTCAGCATTTGACAAGCTGGATTTACCTGAATTAATAGATAAAACAAAAGAAGTCGGAGCTTCAGGTATTGATTTATGTGTGTTTAGAAAAGATGGCACACGTCAGGATCATACGGCAACACATCTCAATTATGAAGGTTTTACAGCGGAGGATGCAAAACGTACAATAGAAGTTTTCAATCAGGCCGCTTTACATCTGTCTTTGGGAGCTTTCGAGAATATGATCGGTGGAGAAGAAGGTGAACGGGTTAAAAATCAGAATCATTTATTAAAACTTATTCGGATTGCTCATTTACTCGGAGGAGATGCCAATAATGTAAAAGTGGGGACTTTTGTTGGTTATAATCATGATCTTGGTAATCAGATAGATGGCTTTCAGAAAAATCTAGATGAGTACAAACGTGTTTTTGCACCAATTATTAAATATGCTGAAGATCTAGGGGTAACGGTATTGTATGAAAACTGTCCTATGGAAGGCTGGAGATCGTCGCGTTATAGCAGTACTTATAATAATTTGCCAGCAGTATTGGCCGCACGAAAATTGATGTATGAAATGATACCAAGTAAAGCACATGGTGAAATCTATGATCCATCACATGATGTCTGGCAAAATACAGATCCAGTATCTGTTATCAATGCTATGGATATAGAGCGGTTACACCGTATTCATATCAAGACTACACGCAATTTAAGTACGCAAGCGCGCACGGACTGGGGCGGTATGTATCCAATGCAGCATGTTGATGCTGAACTTGCTAAGGCTGCTAATATTGCAATTCCAGCACATGATTGGGATAGACATCATTACGAAGCCATGCTTCCCGGATTTGGAGGGTCAGATAGCATGGACTGGAGAGCATTTGTTGATACTTTGCAAAAACGCGCTTTTAACGGAGTTTTTGAAATAGAAAACGAAGCTAAAAATTCTAAAGATACAGGGGTTATGTCTGCTATCTTACAGGGCTTTAGTACCTGTGTTAATTTCTTTGCACCAATGCTATGGGAACTGGATGAAAAGAGCGGGTATTCATATAAAAATGAACGTGACTTACAGATCGTACACGGAAAAGATATTCCTGTTGTAACAATTGATGAGTTATCTTAA
- the ftsZ gene encoding cell division protein FtsZ: protein MSIQFEMLKEQSSIIKVIGVGGGGGNAVNHMYKQGISGVDFIVCNTDAQALELSPIPNKVQLGMSLTEGMGAGADPDVGENSAIESIDDIKRMLGTNTKMLFITAGMGGGTGTGASPVLAKAAKELGILTVAIITTPFTFEGKRRRSQAEEGLSELRKYVDSYLVISNDRLREIFGNLTMTAAFAKADDILTTAAKGIAEIITIPGYVNVDFKDVRTVMNDSGVAIMGNAVAEGEDRAIKAVEGALASPLLKDNEIEGARYILLNITSGLKEVTMDEVAIITDYIQEKAGLSADLIWGNCIDENFGEELSVTIIATGFQTSEERDIERENTKVTMPLTAAEQVASFVKPVNQFVQKEVTNTPLVNPVQTNPENVSAPIPTNDLFSAPKNAVQQQVAVEGNSIIRHELNFEEVVEEEASSANQGNDFQLKTSPSVFQFQMPTVFDDYTAGSVSPQEEQANNFSASVNNKAEIEQVEEEQVSFEDQLVRTKERILRLKELSMKLKSSNGLQELENEPAYKRKQMSLDDTPHSSQSQVSRFTLSFEDGNTEIRPNNSFLHDNVD, encoded by the coding sequence ATGTCAATACAGTTTGAAATGTTAAAAGAACAATCATCAATAATTAAGGTTATTGGGGTTGGTGGTGGTGGCGGTAATGCCGTTAACCACATGTATAAACAAGGAATTAGTGGGGTAGATTTCATCGTGTGTAATACCGATGCTCAAGCTTTGGAGTTAAGTCCAATACCTAATAAAGTACAATTGGGTATGAGTTTGACAGAAGGTATGGGTGCTGGTGCAGATCCTGATGTAGGTGAAAATTCAGCTATCGAAAGTATTGACGATATCAAACGTATGTTAGGTACTAATACCAAAATGCTGTTTATTACTGCAGGAATGGGTGGTGGTACTGGTACTGGAGCTAGTCCCGTATTGGCAAAAGCAGCTAAGGAATTAGGTATTTTGACTGTTGCGATTATTACAACTCCCTTTACTTTCGAAGGTAAACGTCGCCGTTCGCAAGCCGAAGAAGGTTTATCGGAATTGCGTAAATATGTAGATTCGTATTTAGTGATCTCTAACGATCGTTTGAGAGAGATTTTTGGGAATCTTACCATGACAGCAGCTTTTGCAAAAGCTGATGATATTTTAACAACTGCCGCAAAAGGTATCGCTGAGATCATTACTATCCCTGGTTATGTAAATGTCGATTTTAAAGATGTGCGCACAGTGATGAATGATAGTGGTGTTGCCATTATGGGTAATGCTGTTGCTGAAGGTGAAGACCGAGCTATTAAAGCAGTTGAAGGAGCTCTTGCTTCTCCGCTATTAAAAGATAATGAAATTGAAGGTGCTCGTTATATCTTACTGAATATTACTTCTGGTTTAAAGGAAGTAACCATGGATGAGGTTGCTATTATTACGGATTATATTCAAGAGAAAGCTGGTCTTTCTGCAGATTTAATTTGGGGTAATTGTATTGATGAAAACTTTGGCGAGGAACTATCTGTAACAATTATTGCGACAGGATTCCAGACTTCTGAGGAAAGGGATATTGAACGCGAAAATACGAAAGTTACGATGCCTTTAACGGCTGCAGAACAAGTAGCATCTTTTGTTAAACCGGTTAATCAATTTGTACAGAAGGAAGTGACGAATACACCTCTTGTTAATCCTGTGCAAACAAATCCAGAAAACGTTTCAGCTCCTATCCCGACTAACGATTTGTTTTCTGCACCTAAAAATGCTGTTCAACAACAGGTGGCTGTTGAAGGGAATTCGATTATTCGTCATGAATTAAATTTTGAAGAAGTGGTCGAAGAAGAGGCTTCGTCAGCAAATCAGGGAAATGATTTCCAATTAAAAACTTCTCCTTCTGTATTTCAATTTCAGATGCCTACGGTATTTGACGATTACACTGCTGGATCTGTTTCTCCGCAAGAGGAGCAGGCAAATAATTTCTCTGCTTCTGTTAATAATAAAGCTGAGATAGAACAGGTGGAAGAGGAGCAAGTTTCTTTTGAAGATCAATTGGTACGTACAAAAGAACGTATTTTGAGATTGAAGGAGTTGAGTATGAAATTAAAATCTTCAAATGGTCTTCAGGAATTGGAAAATGAGCCAGCTTACAAAAGAAAGCAAATGTCATTAGATGATACGCCGCATTCTTCACAATCTCAGGTTTCCAGATTTACACTGTCTTTTGAAGATGGAAATACAGAAATTAGACCCAATAATTCTTTTTTACATGACAATGTAGATTAG
- the ftsA gene encoding cell division protein FtsA, translating to MNPKSAEIERENPIIVGLDIGTTKICVTVGRRSGGNKIELLGVGKADSAGVSRGVVANIQKTVSSILEAVEIAENQSNVDIKVVNVGIAGQHIKSIQHRGIFTKTDSDDEVTRKDIERLISDMYKLVLPPGEEIIHVLPQEFTIDNEPGIREPIGMAGRRIEANFHIISGRVTDIRNIKRCIDNSNLEVSELILEPLASSEAVLDDDEKNAGVVLVDIGGGTTDVAIFHEGIIRHTAVIPLGGNIVTEDIRQGCSVLRSQAELLKTRFGSALADENKENEVICVPGLKGREPKEISVKNLAYIIQARMEEIIEHVYYEIKSSGYENKLIGGIVITGGGAQLKHLVQLVEYITGIDCRIGFPNEYLAKNEVLPKALYEELKSPLYATSIGLLMKGIQAHEDEVETRRAPKVVKKDAESVKEVGEQQQKEHGLLTWFKKLMKDGNEIDDATFLDKK from the coding sequence GGCGGAAATAAAATAGAACTTTTAGGCGTTGGTAAAGCAGATTCGGCAGGAGTAAGCCGAGGTGTGGTCGCGAACATTCAAAAAACGGTGAGCAGCATTCTTGAAGCGGTTGAAATAGCCGAAAATCAATCAAATGTTGATATCAAAGTGGTGAATGTTGGTATTGCTGGCCAACATATCAAAAGTATTCAACATCGTGGTATTTTTACCAAGACTGATAGCGATGATGAAGTTACAAGAAAAGATATTGAACGTCTTATTTCGGATATGTATAAATTAGTGTTGCCTCCTGGAGAAGAAATTATCCATGTGTTGCCGCAGGAATTTACGATCGATAATGAGCCGGGTATTCGAGAACCGATCGGTATGGCAGGACGTCGCATTGAAGCGAATTTCCATATTATTTCGGGACGTGTTACGGATATTCGAAATATTAAAAGATGTATTGATAATTCAAATTTAGAGGTTTCAGAATTAATTCTTGAACCTTTGGCATCATCTGAAGCTGTATTGGATGATGACGAAAAAAATGCTGGTGTTGTTTTAGTTGATATTGGAGGAGGTACTACAGACGTAGCGATTTTCCATGAAGGAATCATTCGTCACACTGCTGTAATTCCTTTAGGAGGGAATATCGTGACGGAAGATATTCGTCAAGGTTGTTCTGTATTGAGAAGTCAAGCTGAGTTGTTAAAAACACGATTCGGATCTGCATTAGCTGATGAAAATAAGGAAAACGAAGTAATTTGTGTTCCCGGATTAAAAGGTCGTGAACCTAAAGAGATTTCAGTAAAAAATCTTGCATACATTATTCAAGCACGTATGGAGGAGATTATTGAACATGTGTACTATGAGATCAAATCTTCTGGTTATGAAAATAAACTGATCGGTGGAATCGTTATTACTGGAGGTGGTGCCCAATTGAAACATTTGGTACAACTTGTTGAATATATCACTGGCATTGATTGCCGTATCGGTTTTCCTAATGAATACTTGGCAAAAAATGAAGTTTTGCCAAAGGCTTTGTATGAAGAATTGAAAAGTCCATTATATGCTACCAGTATAGGTTTGTTGATGAAGGGTATTCAGGCGCACGAGGATGAAGTAGAGACCAGAAGAGCGCCTAAAGTTGTGAAGAAGGATGCTGAGTCTGTGAAAGAGGTCGGCGAGCAACAACAGAAGGAGCATGGTTTGCTAACATGGTTCAAAAAATTAATGAAGGATGGCAATGAAATTGATGATGCCACTTTCTTGGATAAAAAATAG